A stretch of the Nissabacter sp. SGAir0207 genome encodes the following:
- a CDS encoding amino acid ABC transporter ATP-binding protein, translating into MSEAIDYHAQPARGHISITNVTKYFGRHKALDGVSLELPPGSVTVILGPSGSGKSTLLRAINHLERVDEGFIQIDGEYIGYQRRGNRLYELKERAILRQRTEVGYVFQNFNLFPHLTVLENIIEAPIVHKKQTRPEAIARAQELLESVGLRHKADAWPRQLSGGQQQRIAIARALALNPRVMLFDEPTSALDPELVGEVLDVIRRLARSGVTLVVVTHEIGFAREVADQIVFMVDGKIVEQGSARQVINAPQHPRTRRFLAKVL; encoded by the coding sequence ATGTCTGAAGCGATCGATTACCACGCGCAGCCCGCGCGCGGCCACATCTCCATTACCAACGTCACCAAATACTTTGGCCGCCACAAGGCGCTGGATGGGGTGTCGCTGGAGTTGCCGCCGGGTTCGGTGACGGTGATCCTCGGCCCCTCCGGCTCCGGCAAATCCACGCTGTTGCGCGCCATCAACCATCTGGAGCGGGTCGATGAGGGCTTTATCCAGATCGATGGCGAGTACATCGGCTACCAGCGGCGCGGCAACCGCCTCTATGAACTGAAGGAGCGCGCCATCCTGCGCCAACGCACCGAGGTGGGGTACGTGTTCCAGAACTTCAACCTGTTCCCGCACCTGACGGTGCTGGAGAACATCATTGAGGCACCCATCGTCCACAAAAAGCAGACGCGGCCAGAGGCGATTGCGCGGGCACAGGAATTGCTGGAGAGCGTCGGGCTGCGGCACAAGGCCGATGCCTGGCCGCGCCAACTCTCTGGCGGCCAACAGCAGCGCATCGCCATCGCGCGGGCGCTGGCGCTCAACCCGCGCGTGATGCTGTTTGATGAGCCGACCTCCGCGCTGGACCCGGAGCTGGTGGGCGAGGTGCTGGATGTGATCCGCCGTCTGGCGCGCTCCGGCGTCACGCTGGTGGTGGTGACCCACGAAATTGGCTTTGCGCGTGAGGTGGCTGACCAGATCGTGTTTATGGTGGATGGCAAGATCGTCGAGCAGGGCAGCGCCCGGCAGGTGATCAATGCGCCGCAGCATCCGCGCACCCGCCGTTTTCTGGCCAAAGTGCTGTAG
- a CDS encoding amino acid ABC transporter permease, with product MKQHETLRVVPARYPLRLLGAAFTLFIAAAVVQSVAFNPRWEWSVFARWFFDPIILEGLQQTLLLTLLGSLFSLILGTGLALARLSPSWLLSGLAWAYIWLFRSLPLVVVLIVLYNFSYLYDTLSLGIPFTSFSLGNYPTIDVLGQFPTAVVGLTLVQSAYTAEIIRGGILGVDHGQFEAAAALGLPGRHRTFRIILPQALRTIIPTAFNEIISLAKGTSIVYVLAMPELFYTIQMIYNRTQQVIPLLMVGAVWYLVITSVLSLFQYYGERWLARSSRREARPALWQKLRLRFGRAPLGPVRS from the coding sequence ATGAAGCAGCATGAAACCTTGCGCGTGGTGCCCGCGCGCTACCCGCTGCGCCTGCTGGGCGCGGCCTTTACCCTGTTCATCGCCGCCGCGGTGGTGCAGTCCGTGGCCTTCAACCCGCGCTGGGAGTGGAGCGTCTTTGCCCGCTGGTTCTTCGATCCGATTATCCTTGAGGGACTCCAGCAAACCCTGCTGCTGACGCTGCTCGGTTCGCTGTTCAGCCTGATCCTCGGCACCGGGCTGGCGCTGGCACGCCTTTCGCCCTCCTGGCTGCTCTCCGGGCTGGCCTGGGCCTACATCTGGCTGTTCCGCTCACTGCCGCTGGTGGTGGTGCTGATCGTGCTCTACAACTTCTCCTACCTCTATGACACGCTGTCGCTCGGCATTCCCTTTACCTCGTTCTCGTTGGGCAACTACCCGACCATTGATGTGCTCGGCCAGTTCCCGACCGCCGTGGTTGGCTTGACGCTGGTGCAGTCGGCCTACACCGCTGAGATTATCCGTGGCGGCATTCTGGGCGTTGACCACGGCCAGTTTGAGGCCGCCGCAGCGCTCGGTTTGCCCGGCCGCCACCGCACTTTCCGCATCATCCTGCCGCAGGCGCTGCGCACCATCATTCCCACCGCCTTCAATGAGATCATCAGCCTGGCGAAGGGCACTTCGATTGTCTATGTGCTGGCGATGCCGGAGCTGTTCTACACCATCCAGATGATCTACAACCGCACCCAGCAGGTGATCCCGCTGCTGATGGTGGGCGCGGTGTGGTATCTGGTGATCACCAGCGTGCTGTCGCTGTTCCAGTACTATGGCGAACGCTGGCTGGCGCGCAGTTCCCGCCGCGAGGCCCGCCCGGCGCTGTGGCAAAAACTTCGTCTGCGGTTTGGCCGCGCCCCTCTTGGCCCGGTAAGGAGCTAA
- a CDS encoding YnfC family lipoprotein, whose protein sequence is MHKAALFLLGAVALTACDNRAPERVNPSLASLSNIFGFDPLLGKVRAFSQIQKDESGKITADIRGTLDEQGCVQALRAFQPQMDVDVDLVKEGDYFVDRASHKKLYQLDAHCRLERTIDGSLLYRKDAKGFVTEVVKTANDDSFAHYSYDELGFPRTTLFQSPLGKTEIEVKDDAPAHKRLDATTEAKVDGKPAGINKMSCRYDEHANPLSCSATITAEGDYGSAGLSYNQTYQTSYY, encoded by the coding sequence ATGCATAAGGCCGCTCTTTTTCTGCTTGGCGCCGTGGCGCTGACCGCCTGCGACAACCGCGCGCCGGAGAGGGTCAACCCTTCATTGGCCAGCCTCTCCAACATTTTTGGCTTTGACCCACTGCTCGGCAAGGTGAGGGCCTTCTCGCAAATCCAGAAAGATGAGTCCGGCAAGATCACCGCCGATATTCGCGGCACGCTGGATGAGCAGGGCTGCGTGCAGGCACTGCGCGCCTTCCAGCCGCAGATGGATGTGGATGTCGATCTGGTCAAGGAGGGCGACTACTTTGTCGATCGCGCCAGCCATAAAAAGCTCTACCAACTGGATGCGCACTGTCGGCTGGAGCGTACCATTGACGGCAGCCTGCTCTATCGCAAGGACGCCAAGGGCTTTGTGACCGAGGTGGTGAAGACCGCCAACGATGACAGCTTCGCCCACTACAGCTACGACGAACTTGGCTTCCCGCGCACCACGCTGTTCCAAAGCCCGCTCGGCAAAACCGAAATTGAGGTCAAAGATGACGCCCCCGCCCACAAACGGCTGGATGCGACCACCGAGGCCAAAGTGGACGGCAAGCCAGCCGGCATCAACAAGATGTCCTGCCGCTATGACGAGCACGCCAACCCGCTGAGCTGTTCCGCCACCATCACCGCCGAGGGTGACTATGGCAGCGCCGGGCTGAGCTACAACCAGACCTACCAGACCAGCTACTACTGA
- a CDS encoding Exc2 family lipoprotein, with amino-acid sequence MKKTLTIALSLALCACTTAKTSPQQHARHYIFATSHDSDPQFRMLVADSIKNAVPMFDYFYQLGKEDKQAGRDRATADQRIAYFHTDEFLTRAGRTSQFINHTYQEGRDKRNEQIFVQEITGAYWDGYEGR; translated from the coding sequence ATGAAGAAGACGCTCACCATTGCACTCTCTTTGGCGCTCTGCGCCTGTACTACCGCGAAGACTTCCCCACAGCAACACGCCCGGCACTATATCTTTGCCACCAGCCATGACAGCGATCCGCAATTCCGAATGCTGGTGGCGGACTCGATCAAAAATGCGGTGCCGATGTTTGACTACTTCTACCAGCTGGGCAAAGAGGACAAACAGGCGGGCAGGGATCGCGCCACGGCTGACCAGCGGATCGCCTATTTCCATACTGATGAATTTTTGACCAGGGCAGGGCGCACGTCGCAATTCATCAACCACACCTACCAAGAGGGCCGTGACAAGCGCAACGAGCAGATCTTTGTGCAGGAGATCACCGGTGCCTATTGGGATGGTTACGAGGGGCGCTAG
- a CDS encoding transporter substrate-binding domain-containing protein, translating into MRNVILGLLALPAACAWAAAPTPLIDLAANQQPIHTAKNPAAVALIPPGFHFAVPGKLTVAVSALNAPPLSVLADDNQTRIGSDIDVARLLADGLGLGLNLVPASWEQWPLGISSGKYDVALFNIAVTKERKTRFDFATYRQDTLAFSVRRNSPIHAISKPADVAGLKVIVGSGTNQENVLLGWDRQNRAAGLAPAQPVYVTDDAAASLALQSGRVDLYFGPHSTGAYKAALTGQTRLVGNGPQLAQVAATTRKGNGLAAALSEAINGAIARGDYARAIDRWGETEEKIERSQVNPPGIGDTPASESANAG; encoded by the coding sequence ATGAGAAACGTGATCCTCGGGCTGCTTGCCCTGCCCGCGGCCTGTGCGTGGGCAGCGGCTCCCACGCCCCTGATTGACCTGGCTGCCAACCAACAGCCCATCCACACCGCCAAAAATCCGGCGGCGGTGGCGCTGATCCCGCCCGGTTTTCACTTTGCCGTACCGGGCAAGCTGACGGTGGCGGTCAGCGCGCTGAACGCGCCGCCGCTGTCGGTGCTGGCGGATGACAACCAGACGCGCATTGGCAGCGACATTGATGTCGCGCGCCTGCTGGCGGATGGGCTGGGGCTGGGACTGAATCTGGTGCCAGCCTCCTGGGAGCAGTGGCCGCTGGGCATCAGTTCCGGCAAATATGATGTCGCGCTGTTCAATATCGCCGTGACCAAGGAGCGCAAAACCCGCTTTGACTTCGCCACTTATCGGCAGGATACGCTGGCCTTTTCGGTACGCCGCAACAGCCCCATCCACGCTATCAGCAAACCGGCGGATGTGGCCGGGCTGAAGGTGATTGTTGGTTCCGGCACCAATCAGGAGAATGTGCTGCTGGGGTGGGACAGGCAGAACCGTGCCGCCGGGCTGGCCCCGGCCCAGCCGGTCTATGTCACCGATGATGCCGCCGCCAGCCTGGCGCTCCAGTCCGGCCGGGTCGATCTCTATTTTGGCCCACACTCGACCGGTGCCTATAAGGCGGCGTTGACCGGCCAGACGCGGCTGGTGGGCAACGGCCCGCAGCTGGCACAGGTCGCTGCCACTACCCGCAAGGGGAATGGGCTGGCCGCCGCGCTGAGTGAGGCGATCAATGGCGCGATCGCGCGCGGTGACTATGCACGGGCGATCGATCGCTGGGGCGAGACGGAGGAGAAAATTGAGCGTTCGCAGGTCAATCCGCCCGGTATTGGTGATACGCCCGCCAGCGAGAGCGCCAATGCCGGTTAA
- a CDS encoding TonB-dependent siderophore receptor yields the protein MLSAFNLKRSSLLCSLALFVPFASLAEDTVVVTAQPADTADAPTQGYTAKTSKSATKTDQPLITTGQAVSVVTRQQLDDQNATTLNAALNYTPGVFTNFAGGATRYDTISLRGFHGGDVNNTFLDGLRLLSDGSSYNALQVDPWFLERIDVVKGPASALYGQSIPGGVVIETTKRPQFASEGHFRLSAGNFNTKGGAFDYTGAINDQWAFRLTGMTRSSDTQYDHQREERYAISPQLLWQPDENTSLLLRAYLQKDPSGGYHSAVPADGSLYGDRLSRGFFDGESSHNVFKRWEQIYSYEFQHAFNDTWSFRQNASYTHSNTKLEQVYGAGWNADRSEMSRYYSGEDSTLDAFAIDNQLEADFATGMLEHKVVLGFDFQHFSNDASSEYATATYLNPYTGETGGDALSIYSSTHTKTQYTQTGGYLQDDMKLDRWHLTLSGRYDRMKTKTVTDETNAVDERNDDHFTGRSSLLYAFDNGISPYISYSTGVTPATLKDASGNLLKPTTSEQYEVGIKYQPVGSKSLYTAALYDLTQKDVANRVVVGSYNVPVGKIHSQGLELEARTPITEHFNIIAGYTYNKVRFKDAVDGNDGNTPYVTPKQMASLWGQYNSPIGLDVGAGVRYIGTQWADNENTLHMPSATLFDASVRMNLAQFSPELKGAFVQLNVNNLTDKKYVAACYGTGYCYWGQERTVVATVGYDF from the coding sequence ATGTTGTCGGCTTTTAATTTGAAGCGCTCCAGCCTGCTGTGTTCCCTCGCGCTGTTTGTGCCCTTCGCCTCCCTCGCGGAAGATACTGTTGTCGTCACGGCCCAGCCTGCCGACACCGCTGATGCCCCCACGCAGGGCTACACGGCAAAAACCAGCAAAAGCGCCACGAAAACCGATCAACCTCTGATTACTACCGGCCAGGCAGTGTCAGTCGTGACCCGCCAGCAACTCGATGACCAGAACGCCACCACCCTCAATGCCGCCCTGAACTATACGCCGGGCGTGTTCACCAACTTTGCTGGCGGCGCAACGCGTTATGACACCATCTCCCTGCGCGGCTTCCACGGCGGCGACGTCAACAACACCTTCCTCGATGGCCTGCGCCTGCTCAGCGACGGCAGCAGTTATAACGCCTTGCAGGTTGACCCGTGGTTCCTGGAGCGCATTGATGTGGTGAAAGGCCCCGCCTCTGCGCTGTATGGCCAGAGCATCCCTGGCGGTGTGGTAATCGAGACCACCAAGCGCCCACAATTTGCCTCGGAAGGCCATTTCCGCCTCTCCGCCGGTAACTTCAATACCAAGGGCGGCGCGTTTGACTACACCGGTGCGATCAATGACCAGTGGGCGTTTCGCCTGACTGGCATGACCCGCAGCAGCGATACCCAGTATGACCACCAGCGCGAGGAGCGTTACGCCATCTCCCCGCAACTGCTGTGGCAACCGGATGAGAACACCTCCCTGCTGTTGCGCGCCTACCTGCAAAAAGATCCTTCTGGCGGCTACCACTCCGCCGTGCCCGCCGATGGCAGCCTGTATGGCGACCGCCTGAGCCGCGGTTTCTTTGATGGCGAGAGCAGCCACAACGTCTTCAAGCGTTGGGAGCAAATCTACAGCTACGAGTTCCAGCACGCCTTCAATGACACCTGGTCATTCCGCCAGAATGCCAGCTACACCCACTCCAATACCAAGCTGGAGCAGGTTTACGGCGCGGGCTGGAATGCCGATCGCAGCGAGATGAGCCGCTACTACTCGGGTGAGGACTCCACGCTGGATGCGTTCGCCATCGATAACCAGCTGGAAGCCGATTTTGCTACCGGTATGCTGGAGCATAAGGTGGTGCTCGGTTTCGACTTCCAGCACTTTAGCAATGACGCCTCCTCTGAATACGCGACTGCCACCTACCTTAACCCCTATACCGGGGAAACAGGCGGTGATGCGCTCTCGATTTACAGCAGCACGCACACCAAAACCCAGTACACCCAGACGGGCGGCTACCTGCAAGATGATATGAAGCTGGACAGATGGCACCTGACGCTCTCTGGTCGCTACGATCGTATGAAGACCAAGACGGTGACCGATGAGACCAATGCCGTTGACGAGCGCAATGATGATCACTTCACCGGCCGCAGCTCCCTGCTCTACGCCTTTGATAATGGCATTTCGCCATACATCAGCTATAGCACTGGCGTCACCCCTGCCACGCTGAAAGACGCGAGTGGAAACCTGCTGAAACCGACCACCAGCGAACAGTATGAAGTGGGCATCAAGTACCAGCCGGTGGGCAGCAAATCGCTCTACACCGCCGCGCTGTATGACCTGACGCAGAAAGATGTCGCCAACCGCGTGGTGGTGGGCAGTTATAACGTGCCGGTGGGCAAAATCCATTCGCAAGGGCTGGAGCTGGAAGCGCGCACCCCGATCACCGAACACTTCAACATCATCGCTGGCTACACCTACAACAAGGTGAGATTCAAGGACGCGGTGGATGGCAATGACGGCAACACCCCGTATGTGACGCCGAAACAGATGGCTTCCCTTTGGGGCCAGTACAACTCCCCGATTGGCCTGGATGTCGGCGCGGGCGTACGTTATATCGGCACCCAGTGGGCGGATAACGAAAATACCCTGCATATGCCTTCCGCCACACTGTTTGACGCCTCTGTCCGTATGAACCTGGCCCAATTCAGCCCCGAGCTGAAAGGCGCGTTCGTGCAGCTCAACGTCAATAACTTGACCGACAAGAAGTATGTCGCCGCCTGCTACGGCACCGGCTACTGCTACTGGGGTCAGGAGCGTACCGTGGTCGCGACCGTCGGCTACGATTTCTGA
- a CDS encoding NTP transferase domain-containing protein, giving the protein MEAGILLMAAGLSRRYRKASGGQHKLLASLGDGETVFARSLRHAQASGLPVRVIVRPEDEALHRLAQAAGAEYHCVASGGLGESIAAGVAATARWPGWLVALADMPALHPHTYRQVASALDQAPSARAFYHGRAGHPVGFGAALFTALCQLRGDQGARSLLADAPPQAVAVNDPGCLWDIDLPAHLPQADQ; this is encoded by the coding sequence ATGGAAGCAGGGATTTTATTGATGGCCGCTGGCCTGAGTCGCCGTTACCGCAAGGCCAGCGGCGGCCAGCACAAGTTGCTGGCCTCACTGGGCGATGGCGAAACGGTGTTTGCCCGCAGCCTGCGCCACGCACAGGCGAGCGGCCTACCGGTGCGCGTCATTGTGCGGCCGGAGGATGAGGCATTGCACCGGCTGGCGCAGGCCGCCGGAGCGGAATATCACTGTGTGGCGAGCGGCGGATTAGGGGAGTCAATCGCCGCTGGCGTGGCGGCCACCGCGCGGTGGCCGGGCTGGCTGGTGGCGTTGGCGGACATGCCTGCCCTGCATCCGCACACCTATCGGCAGGTGGCCTCGGCGCTGGATCAGGCCCCCAGCGCGCGCGCCTTTTACCACGGGCGGGCTGGCCATCCGGTCGGCTTTGGCGCCGCCCTGTTTACCGCGTTGTGCCAGCTTCGCGGCGATCAGGGCGCACGCAGCCTGTTGGCCGACGCGCCGCCGCAGGCGGTGGCAGTAAACGATCCCGGCTGTCTGTGGGACATCGACCTGCCAGCGCACCTGCCGCAGGCCGATCAGTAG
- a CDS encoding amidohydrolase encodes MSEQLEQQLISWRRELHQYPELSNKEFATTERITGWLKGLGLTPLPYSLKTGVVVEIGHGEKCIALRADIDALPIEEIAPVPFASQHRGVMHACGHDVHTSVMLGAAALLKAREASLPGRVRILFQPAEECFTGAQALIDAGVLAGVQAIFGMHNAPELPTGTLATRGGAFYANVDRFVIRVNGRGAHAARPQEGVDAIVIASQIVGALQTLPSRRYSPLESVVVSVTRIAGGTTWNVLPQQVELEGTVRTHNNAIREGIAENIRQLIHGIATASGGAAELLWSPGPPALVNTPHWATFSQQLAQEVGYQLVETPPQMGGEDFALYLHHVPGAFVSIGSASHDGLHHPGFNPDERLIAPAARYFSQLAEHALNSLPLPQ; translated from the coding sequence ATGAGCGAACAATTAGAGCAGCAGCTTATTTCATGGCGGCGTGAATTACATCAATACCCGGAACTTTCAAATAAAGAGTTTGCCACCACCGAAAGAATTACCGGTTGGTTAAAAGGATTGGGATTAACGCCCCTGCCCTATTCATTAAAAACCGGCGTGGTAGTGGAAATAGGCCACGGCGAAAAATGCATTGCCCTGCGGGCGGATATTGATGCCCTGCCGATTGAGGAGATCGCCCCGGTGCCGTTTGCCTCGCAGCACCGTGGCGTCATGCATGCCTGTGGCCATGATGTGCACACCAGCGTCATGCTTGGCGCGGCCGCCCTGTTGAAGGCGCGGGAGGCCTCGCTGCCCGGCCGGGTGCGCATCCTGTTCCAGCCGGCGGAGGAGTGTTTCACCGGCGCGCAGGCGTTGATTGACGCCGGGGTGCTGGCGGGGGTACAGGCTATTTTTGGCATGCACAATGCGCCGGAACTGCCTACCGGCACGCTGGCAACGCGCGGCGGCGCCTTCTATGCCAACGTCGATCGCTTCGTGATCCGCGTCAATGGGCGTGGCGCACATGCGGCGCGGCCGCAGGAGGGGGTGGACGCCATCGTCATCGCCAGCCAGATTGTCGGCGCGTTGCAGACCCTGCCCAGCCGGCGCTACAGCCCGCTGGAGTCGGTGGTGGTGAGCGTGACGCGCATCGCTGGCGGCACCACCTGGAACGTGCTGCCGCAGCAGGTGGAGCTGGAGGGCACGGTGCGTACCCACAACAACGCCATCCGTGAGGGCATCGCGGAGAATATCCGCCAGCTGATCCACGGCATTGCCACTGCCTCGGGTGGCGCAGCCGAATTGCTCTGGTCGCCCGGCCCGCCAGCGCTGGTCAATACGCCACACTGGGCCACCTTCAGCCAGCAGTTGGCGCAGGAGGTGGGCTACCAACTGGTGGAGACGCCGCCCCAGATGGGCGGGGAGGATTTTGCGCTCTACCTGCACCATGTGCCGGGTGCTTTTGTCAGCATTGGCAGCGCCAGCCACGACGGGCTGCACCACCCCGGATTCAACCCTGACGAGCGGTTGATTGCCCCGGCGGCGCGCTATTTTTCCCAGCTCGCTGAGCACGCCCTGAATAGCCTTCCCCTGCCCCAATAA
- a CDS encoding MFS transporter, protein MAIEITRPAGLKDADSLLYRKITWKLIPFLCLCYLAAYLDRINIGFAKLQMASQLQLSEAAFGLGAGLFFVGYILFEVPSNLILQRVGAKVWIARIMITWGLLSAATLLVTTPTQFYVLRLLLGVAEAGFLPGVLYYLTLWFPSHRRGRIIALFMIGLPLSSVVGGPLSGWIMSRFDLWHGLHGWQWLFLLEGVPSILLGLLAFRQLPDSYHQAAWLDAEEKAQVGRALAADEADAGPVRARFRDGFFNLKVWMLGGIDFSILLSAYAMGFWMPTFIKTAGVTDLTLIGLLTAVPSLAALVGMLLIGASSDYHRERRWHIIVPFMVGAAAMAASTFFTYNVTATVLLFSLAQAAIIGAVPVFFSLPGTFLKGTAAATGFALACSLANIAGLVSNSLMGLALDLTGKSGGALWVFAASLLLSSLLVVALPAKLVNR, encoded by the coding sequence ATGGCCATTGAGATCACCCGTCCTGCCGGACTAAAGGACGCTGACTCGCTGCTTTACCGCAAGATCACCTGGAAGTTAATCCCGTTTTTATGCCTCTGTTACCTCGCGGCCTATCTGGATCGCATCAATATCGGCTTCGCCAAATTGCAGATGGCCAGCCAACTGCAACTGAGTGAGGCCGCCTTTGGGCTGGGTGCTGGCCTGTTTTTTGTCGGCTATATCCTGTTTGAGGTGCCGAGCAACCTGATCCTGCAACGCGTCGGTGCCAAGGTGTGGATCGCGCGCATCATGATCACCTGGGGGCTGCTCTCCGCCGCCACCCTGCTGGTCACTACCCCCACCCAATTCTACGTGCTGCGCCTGCTGCTCGGGGTGGCGGAGGCGGGTTTCCTGCCCGGCGTGCTCTACTACCTGACGCTCTGGTTCCCCTCCCATCGGCGCGGCCGCATCATCGCCCTGTTTATGATTGGCCTGCCGCTCTCCAGCGTGGTGGGCGGCCCGCTCTCCGGCTGGATCATGAGCCGCTTTGACCTGTGGCACGGCCTGCACGGCTGGCAGTGGCTGTTCCTGTTGGAGGGCGTGCCGAGCATTCTGCTTGGCCTGCTGGCGTTCCGCCAGTTACCGGACAGCTACCATCAGGCGGCCTGGCTGGATGCCGAGGAGAAAGCCCAAGTTGGCCGCGCGCTGGCAGCGGATGAGGCAGACGCTGGCCCAGTGCGCGCGCGCTTTCGCGACGGCTTTTTCAACCTGAAAGTCTGGATGCTCGGTGGCATCGACTTCTCCATTCTGCTCAGCGCCTACGCGATGGGGTTCTGGATGCCGACCTTTATCAAGACTGCTGGCGTTACGGATCTGACCCTGATTGGCCTGCTGACCGCGGTGCCCAGCCTGGCGGCGTTGGTCGGCATGTTGCTGATTGGTGCCAGTTCGGACTACCACCGCGAACGGCGCTGGCACATCATCGTGCCCTTTATGGTCGGTGCCGCCGCCATGGCCGCCAGCACCTTCTTTACCTATAACGTCACCGCCACCGTGCTGCTCTTTTCGCTGGCGCAGGCGGCGATCATTGGCGCGGTGCCGGTGTTCTTCAGCCTGCCCGGCACCTTCCTGAAGGGCACCGCCGCCGCCACTGGCTTTGCGCTGGCCTGCTCCCTCGCCAATATCGCCGGGCTGGTCAGCAACTCGCTGATGGGGCTGGCGTTGGATCTGACCGGCAAGAGCGGTGGCGCGCTGTGGGTATTTGCCGCCAGCCTGCTGCTCAGCTCTTTGCTGGTGGTGGCGCTGCCAGCCAAACTGGTCAATCGCTAA
- a CDS encoding GNAT family N-acetyltransferase has product MTMTFRDVSPEDAALQPIITGLFGEYEARYGDFFSRSAEEELTEWYLPPHGLFIVLEQAGELVAMGAYKPLDADTAELKRIWTRRDLRRQGLAFKVVAELERRALLAGYRKTYLTTGFRQPEAVRLYLSQGYEPQFDLSRDPEEYSQPPHDGRLRFTKVLGESIAPSQAAHAGEAG; this is encoded by the coding sequence ATGACCATGACATTCCGTGATGTCTCGCCGGAGGATGCGGCGCTGCAACCAATTATCACCGGCCTGTTTGGCGAGTATGAGGCGCGCTACGGCGACTTCTTCTCCCGTAGCGCCGAAGAGGAACTGACCGAGTGGTACTTGCCGCCGCACGGGCTGTTTATCGTGCTGGAGCAGGCGGGCGAGTTGGTGGCGATGGGGGCCTACAAGCCCTTGGATGCCGACACCGCCGAGCTAAAGCGCATCTGGACGCGGCGTGACCTGCGCCGTCAGGGGCTGGCGTTCAAGGTGGTGGCGGAGCTGGAGCGCCGCGCCCTGCTGGCTGGCTACCGCAAAACCTACCTTACCACCGGCTTCCGCCAGCCAGAGGCGGTGCGCCTCTACCTGTCACAGGGGTATGAGCCGCAGTTTGACCTCAGCCGCGACCCGGAGGAGTACAGCCAGCCGCCCCATGACGGACGCTTGCGGTTCACCAAAGTGTTGGGCGAGAGCATCGCCCCGTCGCAGGCGGCGCACGCCGGGGAGGCGGGATGA